GCTGCCGCCCTGGCTGACTGAGTAGGCCAGCTTGGAAGTGTCCTGGCTGACCGAGTAGTCGCCCAGCGCCACCGTGCCGTCTTCCGAGAGCGTGTTGGGGTCGAGCAGCACCCGGCCCTCAGCGGTGGGCGAGTCCATTACATACAGCACAAACTGGTTTTGCAGGCCGCTGTTGCGCATCTGGAAGTACTGGCCGCCCTCCTGCCATACCGCGCCCCGGCGGGCGTAGTCCCATAACCCGGTCAGGCGGGTGATCAGCTCAGCACGCATTGGCACGGCGTCCAGTACCCGGCGGGTCAGCTTGTTCTGGACGTCCACAAACGCCTGGGTCTCTGGGCTGCCCGCGTCCTCCAGCCAGCGGTAGGGATCGGCCACCGCGCTGCCGTGATAGGTGTCGGTGTGGTCACTGCGGCGGGTGGCGGGGGCGGATTCGGGGGAGAGAAGGGCCATGCCTCAGCCTACCCGTCCATTTCAAATAGGTTTGAGGCCAGCAACGAAGACTTAAGATGCAATGAGGATGACTGGCTTTTCATGATGATGTTCAGAGGCCCAAACCGACTTGAGGCCTTCAGCGACGGCGTGTTTGCCATCGCCATCACACTGCTGATTCTGGAGATCAAGGTGCCGCAGGTGGGCGGACTCGGCAGCGGGACGGCGCTGTGGCGGGGGCTGCTGCACCTGTGGCCTTCATATCTGGCCTACCTGCTGGCCTTTTCCACCATCCTGATCTCGTGGATCGGGCACCACATGCTGATCGGTCAGGTCAAGCAGGTCACTCAGAAGCTGCTGATCGTCAACGGGTTTTTTCTGCTCACCGTGTCGTTTCTGCCGTTTCCGACAGCGGTGGTCGCCGAATACCTGCGCTCGGAGTCGGGCAGCGCCGCCGCCGCCTTCTACGCGCTGGCCAACCTGCTCAACAGCCTGGCGTTTTTTCTTCTGGCTCGGACCATCACCGCCGCCCACCCGGACAGTCTCGCGCTCCTCGGGCGCAGTCAGCGCGACTCGTTTCTGGGTATCTTCTGGTGTCTGGCCTGTGCT
This portion of the Deinococcus rubellus genome encodes:
- a CDS encoding TMEM175 family protein — protein: MMMFRGPNRLEAFSDGVFAIAITLLILEIKVPQVGGLGSGTALWRGLLHLWPSYLAYLLAFSTILISWIGHHMLIGQVKQVTQKLLIVNGFFLLTVSFLPFPTAVVAEYLRSESGSAAAAFYALANLLNSLAFFLLARTITAAHPDSLALLGRSQRDSFLGIFWCLACAVLALFSPLASLLLVAGLFVWWVRP